AGGAATTGGCGAAAAGATCATTGCAGGTTAGTACGCTAGCTGAAAGTCAGGCGATTGAAGGTCGGGAACGTCTACAACATCAATCAAAAAATATGAGTAACATTATTCAATCAGTAGATGATATTACAGACAATATTAAGCAATTGACAGAAATGTCTAAGGAAATGGAAGCGATTATGAATGTTGTGACGAACATTGCAAATCAAACAAATTTATTAGCTTTAAATGCAGCTATTGAAGCAGCTCGTGCTGGAGAAGCGGGGAAAGGCTTTAGTGTAGTAGCCGATGAAGTTCGTAAATTATCTAGTCAAACAAAGGAATCTGTCACATCCGTAGCTAAATTATTAGAAAAGACGACGGAGCGAACGGATAAGCTTGCTCACACACTTAGCCATATTCAGGAAGAAGTTGCGTCAGGTGAGGAAAACATGACTCAAACTGAGGGGCAATTTAACAAAATTTTAGATGCTATGACACAAGCTAAGTGTCAAAATGATCGCATGGAAAAAGAAGTGCTCGCTGTGGCTGAGATTCTTAATGAGCTTGGACTTGCATTTAATGAAGTTACAAATTCAGCAGATAAATTAGCGAATGTTGCCCAAAACTTAAACTAATTTAATGATTTCATAAAATGGGGCTTAAATGTCCTCTAAATAAAAAATTAATTTACAATCCGCTTTGCTTTCCGCAGGTAGGATAGGAGCTTTATCGTCTTTGTGCTCTTGCCCTCCTATAAGGAAAACGAAGTGGATTTTTATTAAGGGTGCCAGGCACTCAAACAATTTACCCGTAGCGCAATCAACGGCTATTTATTTTTTGATTGCTTCATTTTTGCTAAATTTGTAATGGGTTGAACGTAAATGTTTGCAAAAACAGTTTATACTAATAGGAGATAAATAAAGAAATTAGGGGCGATCTTCATGGAAACAATAGTTGTATTGGGTGGCGGGATTACAGGTTTATGTACGATGCATTATCTACAACGTCAAGTATTGGAGAAAAAAATAGATGTAAACCTAGTACTTGTTGAAAAAAATGCATACTTAGGTGGAAAGCTATACTCCGCATATGACCATGGTTTTATAATGGAAACGGGCGCTGATTCAATTGTAGCTCGTCATAAAGGTGTTATGGAGCTAGTACAGGAGCTTAACTTTGAACAGGAGCTAGTGTACAACGAAACAGGAGTATCTTATATCTATACAAACGACGAATTACATGCAATACCAGCTGATTCAACATTCGGTATTCCTATGAGTTTAGCATCTCTGGAAGCAAGTACGCTTGTATCAGAAGCTGGTAAGCAAATCGCATTACAGGACTTAACGATGCCGAATAAAGGTTTTACGAAAGAAAGCTCAATAGGCGAGTTTTTAACGTATTACTTAGGTGAAGAGCTTGTGCAAAATCAAATAGCGCCAGTATTAGCAGGAGTATATTCTGGTGACCTACATCAACTTTCGATTGCTTCTACATTGCCGTACTTAATCGATTATAAAAATGAATACGGTAGCATCATCAAGGGGTTTGATGCAAATCGCGAACAATTTATGAAAGCTTCCAATAAAAAGTTTATTTCGTTTAAAAAAGGCTTATCATCTCTAATTGACCGTCTTGAAGAAACGTTAACAGAAGTAGAAATTATTAAAGGTGTAGCAACAACAAGTGTAAAGAAACATGAAGGGCAATATACAATTACATTAGCAAATAGTAGAAAGCTTGAGGCTAATCACGTTGTTCTAGCGTTGCCCAATGAAGCGGTGCAAAGCTTATTACAGGACCCATCGTTAGATCATTATTTTAAGGAATTTACTACAGCTTCTGCAATAACAATTTACTTAGGTTTTGATGTACCGGATGCAGTGCTACCAGCAGATGGAACGGGTTTTATTGTGTCACATAATTCAAATGTCCAATGCAATGCAGCAACTTGGACAAGTCGAAAATGGAAGCATACATCTGCTAATAGTAAATTGCTTGTACGACTCTTTTATAAGAGCATCAATCCTGCGTATGAAAAATTACGTAAGATGACAGATGAAGAACTAGCTGCTGTCGCATTAGACGATGTAAAGAAAAGTTTAGGGATTGATGAAAAGCCAACTGTAGTTAATGTTGCGAAATGGATTAATCAAATGCCAAAATACGATTTAGCACATCATGAGGCATTGAAGGGCTTAATAGCTGAGCTTGCAGAAAGGTATCCAAATTTATCGATTGCAGGCTGTTCTTATTTCGGAGTAGGCATTGGTGCTTGTATTCAAAATGGTAAAAAAATAGGCGAAGAGCTTGGAGAAAAACTAGTATAACGGTAAAACAAATGCGGAAATTTGATATTTTTCTGGAGAAATCTCCTTTGTTAAGTGAAATAGTCTTGACTCTATCGCCTGTAAACGATATGATTCTTTTAATTATTTGAAAAATTCATACTACATTCTTATCGAGAGAAGCCGAGGGACTGGCCCTATGAAGCTTCAGCAACCAACTAATGTCAGGTGCTAAATCCAGAAGACCTTTTTGGTCGAAGATGAGAAGGAAAAACAATTACGATTCGTTAAAGCCTTCTTTTTTTAAAAGAAGGCTTTTTATATTTTTGGATACAAGGAAAGTGAGGGTTACGTTTTATGGGATTGCTAGAAAAGTTAAAATCACATGTGTTAACTGCAGATGGTGCCATTGGTACTGTATTATATGGCTACGGCTTGGAGTACTGCCATGAAGAAATGAATGTACAGAGACCGAAGTTAATTGAAAAAATCCATAAAGAATATATTGCTGCTGGTGCAGATGTGATTCAGACAAATACTTACGGTGCTAATGCGATTAAATTAGCACGCTACGGTTTAGAATCGCGAGTTCAGCAGTTTAATGAAGCTGCAATCACGATTGCGAAACGTGCTGCAGCAGATGGCGGACAATTTGTGTTAGGCACAATTGGAGGCATCCGTGGTATTCGTAAAAGTGATGCAACGTTAGAGGAAATTTTATCGACAGTTGAAGAGCAAGCAAATGTGTTACTTGCAGGCAATCCAGATGGCCTTTTACTTGAAACGTATTATGATTTCGAAGAGTTAAGCGCAACGTTGAAAATGTTACGTGCCAAAACAAAGCTACCAATTATTGCGCAGGTGTCGATGCATGAACCAGGCGTGTTACAAAATGGAATGGCATTAAATCAAGCATTGCACGAGTTAGAGGCTCTTGGTGCAGATGTAGTAGGCGTAAATTGTCGTTTAGGACCGCATCATACAATTCAAGCATTTGAAGGAGTTGAGCTTCCTGAAAAAGCATTTATGTCTGCATATCCAAATGCATCCTTGCTAGATTTAGAGGATGGGCGTGTCGTATATGAGTCAGAAGCTGATTATTTTGGTCGTGCCGCAGTTGCACTGGTTGACCAAGGTGTTCGTTTAATCGGTGGGTGCTGTGGTACAACACCAAAGCACATAGCAGCAGCGAAAAAATATTTAGAAGAGTTAACACCTATTGAAGAAAAGTTAGCAAAGCCTGAAAAAGTACAGGTTGTACGTGAAGCAGAGCCTGCGACGTATGAGCCATTGCACGCGAAGGTAAAGCGCGAGCGTTCGGTTATCGTGGAGTTAGACACACCAAGGCATTTAGAAATTGACGGCTTTATTCAAGGTGCGAAAAAATTATATGAAGCAGGCGCTGATGTAGTGATGATGGCAGATAATTCACTTGCATCGCCCCGCATTAGTAATGTGGCAATGGGTGCGTTATTGAAGGAAACGCACGGTGTCCGACCGTTAACGCATATAACGTGCCGTGATCGTAATTTAATTGGATTACAGTCACATTTAATGGGCTTAAATGCACTTGGCATTCATGATATTTTAGCGGTTACTGGAGATCCGACTAAGGTAGGTGATTTCCCAGGAGCCACAAGCGTTTATGATGTATCTTCTATGGAGCTAATCCAGCTGATTAAACAGTTAAATGACGGTATTTCATTTTCCGGAAAGCCACTTCGTAAAAAGGCAAACTTCTCTGTAGCGGCAGCATTTAACCCAAATGTACGTGTACTAGACCGAGCAGTAGCTCGACTAGAGAAAAAAATAGAGCATGGTGCGGATTACTTTATTTCTCAACCAGTTTATACGAAAGAAAAAATCATTGAAATTTATGAGGCAACAAAGCATTTAGATGCACCAATTTATATTGGTATTATGCCAGTAACGAGCTATAAGAGCGCTGAGTTTTTACACCATGAAGTACCAGGTATCAAACTATCTGACGATGCACTGTCACGCATGAAGGCATGTGGTGAAGATAAGGAACGTTCAACATTAGAAGGGATTGCAATTGCTAAAGAGTTAGTAGAAGTAGCTGCAGAGTATTTCAATGGTATTTACTTAATTACACCGTTTTTACGCTATGATATGACGCTAGAGTTAATGAAATTTATTGAGCAATTGGATGAACAGAAAAAAGGGGTAAGTATAGATGGCTAAGCACTTGATTGAAGAGCAACTAGAGAAACGAATATTAATTCTGGATGGCGCAATGGGTACAATGCTTCAAAATGAAAACTTATCAGCAGAAGATTTTGGTGGCGAGGAGCTTGATGGTTGTAACGAGAATCTTGTATTAACTAGACCTGATGTGCTTGAAAAAGTTCACCGAAAATATTTAGAGGCTGGTGCGGATATTATTTGTACAAATACGTTTGGAGGTACGCCTCTCGTATTAAATGAATATAGCCTTGGGTCTAAGGCAGAAGAAATTAATAAACGTGCGGTAGAAATTGCGCGCAAAGTAGTGGATGAGTTTTCTACTCCAGAGTGGCCCCGTTTTGTTGCGGGAGCAATGGGGCCAACGACAAAAACATTATCAGTAACTGGCGGTATTACCTTTGATGAACTTGAAGAAAACTTTTATGTACAGGCAAAGGCACTAATCGAAGCGGGCTCAGACGTACTGCTTCTTGAAACAAGTCAGGATATGCTAAATGTAAAAGCGGGGACACTGGGGGTATCACGTGCGTTTGAGGAAACTGGAAAAGAACTACCTGTTATGATTTCAGGCACGATTGAGCCAATGGGCACAACGCTAGCAGGGCAAACGATTGAAGCCTTTTACATATCAATTGAGCATATTAAGCCGTTATCTGTCGGCTTAAACTGTGCGACAGGTCCAGAGTTTATGACAGATCATATTCGTTCGTTAGCGGAGCTTTCTACCGGCTATATTAGCTGTTATCCAAATGCTGGTTTGCCAGATGAGGAAGGTTGTTATCATGAATCTCCAGAAACTTTATCTCAAAAATTAAAAGGTTTTGCTGAAAAAGGCTGGCTTAATATTGTTGGCGGCTGTTGTGGAACAACACCAGCACATATTGCGGCAATCCGAGAGGTGCTGAAGGATGAAAAGCCGCGTCAATTACCGGAAAGTACACATGGTCATGTTGTATCTGGTATTGAAC
The genomic region above belongs to Lysinibacillus sp. FSL W8-0992 and contains:
- the hemG gene encoding protoporphyrinogen oxidase produces the protein METIVVLGGGITGLCTMHYLQRQVLEKKIDVNLVLVEKNAYLGGKLYSAYDHGFIMETGADSIVARHKGVMELVQELNFEQELVYNETGVSYIYTNDELHAIPADSTFGIPMSLASLEASTLVSEAGKQIALQDLTMPNKGFTKESSIGEFLTYYLGEELVQNQIAPVLAGVYSGDLHQLSIASTLPYLIDYKNEYGSIIKGFDANREQFMKASNKKFISFKKGLSSLIDRLEETLTEVEIIKGVATTSVKKHEGQYTITLANSRKLEANHVVLALPNEAVQSLLQDPSLDHYFKEFTTASAITIYLGFDVPDAVLPADGTGFIVSHNSNVQCNAATWTSRKWKHTSANSKLLVRLFYKSINPAYEKLRKMTDEELAAVALDDVKKSLGIDEKPTVVNVAKWINQMPKYDLAHHEALKGLIAELAERYPNLSIAGCSYFGVGIGACIQNGKKIGEELGEKLV
- a CDS encoding bifunctional homocysteine S-methyltransferase/methylenetetrahydrofolate reductase, with the translated sequence MGLLEKLKSHVLTADGAIGTVLYGYGLEYCHEEMNVQRPKLIEKIHKEYIAAGADVIQTNTYGANAIKLARYGLESRVQQFNEAAITIAKRAAADGGQFVLGTIGGIRGIRKSDATLEEILSTVEEQANVLLAGNPDGLLLETYYDFEELSATLKMLRAKTKLPIIAQVSMHEPGVLQNGMALNQALHELEALGADVVGVNCRLGPHHTIQAFEGVELPEKAFMSAYPNASLLDLEDGRVVYESEADYFGRAAVALVDQGVRLIGGCCGTTPKHIAAAKKYLEELTPIEEKLAKPEKVQVVREAEPATYEPLHAKVKRERSVIVELDTPRHLEIDGFIQGAKKLYEAGADVVMMADNSLASPRISNVAMGALLKETHGVRPLTHITCRDRNLIGLQSHLMGLNALGIHDILAVTGDPTKVGDFPGATSVYDVSSMELIQLIKQLNDGISFSGKPLRKKANFSVAAAFNPNVRVLDRAVARLEKKIEHGADYFISQPVYTKEKIIEIYEATKHLDAPIYIGIMPVTSYKSAEFLHHEVPGIKLSDDALSRMKACGEDKERSTLEGIAIAKELVEVAAEYFNGIYLITPFLRYDMTLELMKFIEQLDEQKKGVSIDG